In Curtobacterium sp. MCPF17_002, one genomic interval encodes:
- a CDS encoding 3-hydroxyacyl-CoA dehydrogenase NAD-binding domain-containing protein: MSMTIVDNDKLLELSEDEVVTHSYVKHVALPSGGTLALITLDNGKDYKRPSTLGPRTLHELSGVLDTLRTEASAGTVQAVAITGKEYCFAAGADLSQAASVPSRDVAHDLAALGHATLRKLSDLGVPSFAFINGIALGGGLEIGLHCTYRVFSSAAQGIGLPEVFLGIIPGWGGATLLPRLIGPEKALRVIVENPLKNNRLLDGPAAVELGIGDALIPSVTFLPSAVAWVDGVVSGRTKVVRKNEPGIIEKAAWGTVVKVARGQVAAKIGTVPKSPFRALDLVAAARGGSLDERFADEDDALADLISGDQFAASMYAFDLVQKRAKRPVGAPEGVEPKKITKVGVLGAGLMASQFALLFARRLGVPVVITDVDQSRVDAGVERIRGEVAKLLEKGRVSPDDANRITALVSGSVSYDAFADADWVIEAVFEEMSVKQEVLRKIEQVIAPDAILATNTSSLSVSEMGSVLSDPSRLVGFHFFNPVAVMPLLEVVRTAQTSDETLVTALAVAKTLKKTAIITADQPGFVVNRVLARVLGEAMRGVEGGTSFDVVAQGAAPLGLPMSPFELLELVGLPVGAHVLDSHHAAWPERFYPGDGLKKIAEYGHILTRDKKGNATGYDPAAVKLVAPSKQEAAPVDAAEMQRRFEDALADELHRMLADGVVQHVEEIDLGLILGAGYPFQAGGISPYLDRSGASERVFGGTFHDPAIVGPASR, encoded by the coding sequence ATGAGCATGACCATCGTCGACAACGACAAGCTCCTCGAACTCAGCGAGGACGAGGTCGTCACGCACTCGTACGTCAAGCACGTCGCGCTCCCCTCGGGTGGCACGCTCGCGCTCATCACGCTCGACAACGGCAAGGACTACAAGCGGCCGAGCACCCTCGGACCGCGCACCCTGCACGAGCTCTCCGGGGTGCTCGACACGCTCCGCACCGAGGCGTCGGCCGGCACGGTCCAGGCCGTGGCCATCACCGGCAAGGAGTACTGCTTCGCCGCCGGTGCCGACCTGTCGCAGGCGGCCTCGGTCCCCTCCCGGGACGTCGCACACGACCTGGCCGCACTCGGCCACGCCACGCTCCGGAAGCTCTCGGACCTCGGCGTTCCCTCGTTCGCGTTCATCAACGGCATCGCGCTCGGCGGCGGGCTGGAGATCGGCCTGCACTGCACCTACCGCGTGTTCTCGTCGGCGGCGCAGGGCATCGGCCTGCCCGAGGTCTTCCTCGGCATCATCCCCGGCTGGGGCGGCGCGACGCTGCTCCCCCGCCTGATCGGCCCCGAGAAGGCGCTCCGCGTCATCGTCGAGAACCCGCTCAAGAACAACCGTCTGCTCGACGGCCCGGCGGCGGTCGAGCTCGGCATCGGCGACGCGCTCATCCCGTCGGTCACGTTCCTGCCCTCCGCCGTGGCGTGGGTCGACGGCGTGGTCAGCGGCCGCACCAAGGTCGTCCGGAAGAACGAGCCCGGCATCATCGAGAAGGCGGCGTGGGGCACCGTCGTCAAGGTCGCCCGCGGGCAGGTCGCCGCGAAGATCGGCACCGTTCCGAAGTCGCCGTTCCGCGCGCTCGACCTCGTCGCCGCCGCTCGCGGTGGATCGTTGGACGAGCGGTTCGCCGATGAGGACGACGCCCTCGCCGACCTCATCTCGGGTGACCAGTTCGCCGCGTCGATGTACGCGTTCGACCTCGTGCAGAAGCGTGCCAAGCGTCCCGTCGGTGCCCCCGAGGGCGTCGAGCCGAAGAAGATCACGAAGGTCGGTGTCCTCGGTGCCGGGCTCATGGCGTCGCAGTTCGCGCTGCTGTTCGCCCGACGCCTGGGCGTCCCCGTCGTCATCACCGACGTCGACCAGTCCCGCGTGGACGCCGGCGTCGAACGGATCCGCGGCGAGGTCGCGAAGCTGCTCGAGAAGGGCCGGGTCTCCCCCGACGACGCGAACCGCATCACGGCGCTCGTCAGCGGGTCGGTGTCCTACGACGCCTTCGCAGACGCCGACTGGGTGATCGAGGCCGTCTTCGAGGAGATGTCGGTCAAGCAGGAGGTCCTCCGGAAGATCGAGCAGGTCATCGCGCCGGACGCCATCCTCGCGACGAACACCTCGTCGCTGTCGGTGTCGGAGATGGGATCGGTCCTGTCCGACCCGTCCCGCCTCGTCGGCTTCCACTTCTTCAACCCGGTGGCCGTGATGCCGCTGCTCGAGGTCGTCCGGACGGCCCAGACCTCGGACGAGACGCTCGTCACGGCGCTCGCGGTGGCGAAGACGCTCAAGAAGACGGCCATCATCACGGCCGACCAGCCGGGCTTCGTCGTGAACCGGGTGCTCGCGCGGGTGCTTGGCGAGGCGATGCGCGGCGTCGAGGGCGGCACGTCGTTCGACGTCGTCGCCCAGGGTGCCGCTCCGCTCGGCCTGCCGATGTCCCCGTTCGAGCTCCTCGAACTCGTCGGGCTGCCGGTCGGCGCGCACGTGCTCGACTCGCACCACGCCGCATGGCCGGAGCGCTTCTACCCCGGCGACGGGCTGAAGAAGATCGCCGAGTACGGCCACATCCTGACCCGCGACAAGAAGGGCAACGCGACCGGGTACGACCCCGCCGCCGTGAAGCTCGTCGCGCCGTCGAAGCAGGAGGCCGCGCCCGTCGACGCTGCCGAGATGCAGCGACGCTTCGAGGACGCCCTCGCCGACGAGCTGCACCGCATGCTCGCCGACGGCGTCGTCCAGCACGTCGAGGAGATCGACCTCGGGCTCATCCTCGGCGCCGGCTACCCGTTCCAGGCCGGTGGGATCAGCCCCTACCTCGACCGCTCCGGTGCGTCCGAGCGGGTCTTCGGCGGCACGTTCCACGATCCCGCGATCGTCGGCCCCGCCTCCCGCTAG
- a CDS encoding thiolase family protein has product MRIWRPRLPKAAEVVFVDGVRTPFGRAGEKGVFWKTRADDLAVHAMRGLLDRNASLDGAAVDDVAVAATTQQGDQGLTLGRTVGMLAGLPKTVPGYAIDRMCAGAMTSVTTLAGAIAFGAADVAIAGGVEHMGRHPMGFNADPNPRFVAERLVNGDALVMGKTAERLHDRFPAITKDRTDAYAVQSQQRYAAAWAAGKLQPDLVPVEVNKGDGWDIVSSDEPPRPETTLEALAALKTPFRSHGRITAGNAAGLNDGATMSLLASSDAAKQHGLPTKMRMVSFAFAGVDPEVMGIGPVPATDKALAKAGLTIDDIGLFEINEAFAVQVLAFLDNYGIAQDSPDVNGWGGAIAVGHPLASSGVRLMTQLAAQFAERPDVKYGITTMCIGLGQGGTVIWENPSFSRSAARKAA; this is encoded by the coding sequence ATGAGGATCTGGAGGCCCAGATTGCCAAAGGCAGCAGAAGTCGTCTTCGTGGACGGCGTTCGGACACCGTTCGGACGAGCCGGGGAGAAGGGGGTGTTCTGGAAGACCCGTGCCGACGACCTCGCGGTGCACGCCATGCGCGGGCTCCTCGACCGGAACGCCTCGCTGGACGGCGCGGCCGTCGACGACGTCGCCGTCGCGGCCACCACGCAGCAGGGCGACCAGGGGCTGACGCTCGGCCGGACCGTGGGGATGCTCGCAGGGCTCCCGAAGACCGTCCCGGGCTACGCGATCGACCGGATGTGCGCCGGTGCCATGACGAGCGTCACGACGCTCGCCGGCGCCATCGCCTTCGGCGCCGCCGACGTCGCGATCGCCGGTGGTGTCGAGCACATGGGCCGGCACCCGATGGGCTTCAACGCCGACCCGAACCCGCGCTTCGTCGCGGAGCGCCTGGTGAACGGCGACGCGCTCGTGATGGGCAAGACCGCGGAGCGGCTGCACGACCGCTTCCCCGCGATCACGAAGGACCGCACGGACGCCTACGCCGTCCAGTCGCAGCAGCGCTACGCCGCCGCGTGGGCCGCGGGCAAGCTGCAGCCGGACCTGGTGCCGGTCGAGGTCAACAAGGGTGACGGCTGGGACATCGTGTCCAGCGACGAGCCGCCCCGGCCCGAGACCACCCTGGAGGCGCTGGCCGCCCTGAAGACGCCGTTCCGGTCCCACGGACGGATCACCGCCGGCAACGCGGCCGGCCTGAACGACGGCGCGACGATGAGCCTCCTGGCGTCCTCCGACGCCGCGAAGCAGCACGGACTGCCGACCAAGATGCGGATGGTCTCGTTCGCGTTCGCGGGCGTCGACCCCGAGGTGATGGGCATCGGTCCCGTCCCCGCGACCGACAAGGCACTGGCCAAGGCCGGGCTGACGATCGACGACATCGGTCTGTTCGAGATCAACGAGGCGTTCGCCGTCCAGGTGCTCGCCTTCCTCGACAACTACGGCATCGCCCAGGACTCCCCCGACGTCAACGGCTGGGGCGGCGCCATCGCCGTCGGGCACCCGCTCGCCTCGAGCGGCGTCCGCCTGATGACGCAGCTCGCCGCGCAGTTCGCCGAGCGTCCCGACGTCAAGTACGGCATCACCACGATGTGCATCGGCCTCGGTCAGGGCGGCACCGTGATCTGGGAGAACCCCTCGTTCAGCCGGTCCGCGGCGCGAAAGGCGGCATGA
- a CDS encoding HRDC domain-containing protein has protein sequence MTDPAAPAASPAASAASPAASAASPAASAASPAFEASHEAVKVIETREDYLEAVAAIAAGHGPVAVDAERASGYRYSQRAYLIQVFRRGAGAFLFDPIPIGDFAELQDAIVDEEWLFHAASQDLPCLQEVGLVPTRIFDTELGARIAGFPRVGLGAVVEQLLGITLAKAHSAADWSTRPLPQSWLVYASLDVELLPDLRDALAAQLETAGKTRIAEEEFAAVLGRAPKPPRAEPWRRLSGMHALRGARALAIARALWTARDEYARQADIAPGRTIPDSAIVAAAAANPTTKGELSGVKAFTGRASRSELDRWWAAVEEGRTTEDLPKLRGTGDATLPPPRAWADRNPAADRRYKAARAAVIARAEELDLPVENLLTPETLRLVSWEPPSPVATETVGAVLASHDARPWQVEETASIIAHAFVAAAQAPAAESNTES, from the coding sequence GTGACTGACCCCGCTGCTCCGGCTGCGTCCCCCGCTGCTTCGGCTGCGTCGCCGGCCGCTTCGGCTGCGTCGCCGGCCGCTTCGGCTGCGTCGCCGGCCTTCGAGGCGTCGCACGAGGCCGTCAAGGTCATCGAGACCCGCGAGGACTACCTCGAGGCCGTCGCGGCGATCGCCGCCGGCCACGGACCGGTCGCGGTCGACGCCGAACGCGCCAGCGGCTACCGGTACTCGCAGCGCGCCTACCTCATCCAGGTGTTCCGACGCGGCGCCGGCGCCTTCCTGTTCGACCCGATCCCGATCGGCGACTTCGCCGAGCTGCAGGACGCCATCGTCGACGAGGAGTGGTTGTTCCACGCCGCCTCGCAGGACCTGCCGTGCCTGCAGGAGGTCGGCCTCGTCCCGACCCGCATCTTCGACACCGAGCTCGGTGCCCGCATCGCCGGGTTCCCGCGCGTCGGCCTCGGTGCGGTCGTCGAGCAGCTGCTCGGCATCACGCTCGCCAAGGCCCACTCGGCTGCCGACTGGTCGACCCGCCCACTGCCGCAGTCCTGGCTCGTGTACGCCTCGCTCGACGTCGAGCTGCTCCCCGACCTGCGCGACGCCCTCGCCGCGCAGCTCGAGACCGCCGGCAAGACCCGGATCGCCGAGGAGGAGTTCGCCGCGGTGCTCGGCCGCGCGCCGAAGCCCCCGCGTGCGGAACCCTGGCGTCGGCTGTCCGGCATGCACGCGCTCCGCGGCGCCCGTGCCCTCGCGATCGCTCGAGCACTCTGGACCGCTCGTGACGAGTACGCCCGGCAGGCCGACATCGCCCCCGGCCGGACGATCCCCGACTCCGCCATCGTCGCCGCGGCCGCCGCCAACCCGACGACCAAGGGCGAACTCAGCGGCGTCAAGGCCTTCACCGGCCGCGCCAGCCGCTCCGAGCTCGACCGGTGGTGGGCCGCCGTCGAGGAGGGCCGGACCACCGAGGACCTGCCGAAGCTCCGCGGGACCGGCGACGCGACACTCCCACCGCCCCGCGCCTGGGCGGACCGGAACCCCGCCGCCGACCGGCGGTACAAGGCCGCGCGCGCCGCGGTCATCGCCCGCGCCGAGGAGCTCGACCTGCCCGTCGAGAACCTCCTCACGCCGGAGACCCTCCGCCTCGTGTCGTGGGAGCCGCCGTCGCCGGTCGCGACCGAGACCGTCGGTGCCGTGCTCGCCTCGCACGACGCCCGGCCGTGGCAGGTCGAGGAGACCGCGTCGATCATCGCGCACGCCTTTGTCGCTGCTGCACAGGCGCCTGCTGCCGAGAGCAACACCGAGTCGTAG
- a CDS encoding DUF3000 domain-containing protein encodes MASGGTRAETTITEIPSPSRIAPFSIALAADVSGAVHGIDSDLGTGRFIALHDPSEPEGWGGAYRIVTFAQAPLEPEIGVDEFVADVTWSWLVDALAAHGAAYDHASGTATKIISRGYGDLSAQGDGAQLELRASWTPRGDDLTAHVAAWEEIVAMLAGLPPASDGVTLLAPRRLARD; translated from the coding sequence GTGGCGTCGGGCGGCACCCGCGCCGAGACGACGATCACCGAGATCCCCTCGCCGTCCCGCATCGCCCCCTTCTCGATCGCCCTCGCGGCGGACGTGTCGGGCGCCGTGCACGGCATCGACTCCGACCTCGGGACGGGCCGCTTCATCGCGCTGCACGACCCGTCGGAACCGGAGGGGTGGGGCGGGGCCTACCGCATCGTGACCTTCGCCCAGGCACCCCTGGAACCGGAGATCGGCGTCGACGAGTTCGTCGCCGACGTCACCTGGAGCTGGCTCGTGGACGCCCTCGCGGCGCACGGGGCCGCGTACGACCACGCCTCCGGCACGGCGACCAAGATCATCTCCCGCGGCTACGGGGACCTCTCTGCGCAGGGTGACGGCGCGCAGCTCGAACTGCGTGCATCGTGGACTCCGCGGGGGGACGACCTCACCGCACACGTCGCAGCGTGGGAGGAGATCGTGGCGATGCTCGCCGGTCTGCCGCCCGCGTCGGACGGCGTGACCCTGTTGGCCCCGAGGAGGCTTGCACGTGACTGA
- a CDS encoding alpha/beta fold hydrolase, translating to MSRSARPAEDVVQGSARSAGLIALGAGVAAAAVTTAVIGGFVAAVARAVVTPDRKRTERVPIHAVDPVRKTVTIERTADTELQGRYSLWFGGGTGHMRVGEVLGTTETTVTRRIIAVDAGDPTAARRGRWGGWFYLTPGELDVPVEDVDVPTPNGPAPAWVVRADDPDAPWAVLVHGRGVTRAETIRALPVFRAAGYSVVLASWRNDGVAPRSVDGRYGLGSTEWEDVDAVLRWVAGRGATSVVLMGWSMGGAVVLQTLLRSRFAHLVDGIVLESPVVDWHAVLKSQSQLLRLPRPVRKVAQRLLRTPVLHRATGLHHPVDLRELDMVARADELTVPILLLHSDDDGFVPSSASHRLAAARPDIVRLEVQTTARHTKLWNYDADWFDARILAWLTEVVQRDDATSAR from the coding sequence ATGTCCCGATCAGCGCGACCCGCCGAGGACGTCGTCCAGGGGTCCGCACGATCGGCCGGGTTGATCGCCCTCGGAGCGGGGGTCGCGGCAGCCGCGGTCACCACCGCCGTCATCGGCGGCTTCGTCGCAGCGGTCGCCCGTGCGGTCGTCACGCCGGACCGGAAGCGCACCGAACGGGTACCGATCCACGCCGTCGACCCGGTCCGGAAGACGGTCACGATCGAGCGCACGGCGGACACCGAGCTGCAGGGGCGGTACAGCCTCTGGTTCGGCGGCGGCACCGGCCACATGCGGGTCGGCGAGGTCCTCGGCACGACGGAGACCACCGTCACCCGGCGGATCATCGCGGTCGACGCCGGCGACCCGACCGCCGCGCGCCGCGGTCGCTGGGGTGGCTGGTTCTACCTCACCCCCGGCGAGCTGGACGTGCCGGTGGAGGACGTCGACGTCCCGACCCCGAACGGCCCCGCTCCGGCGTGGGTGGTCCGCGCCGACGACCCGGACGCGCCGTGGGCCGTCCTCGTGCACGGCCGCGGCGTGACGCGTGCCGAGACGATCCGCGCCCTCCCGGTCTTCCGCGCCGCCGGCTACTCGGTCGTCCTCGCCTCGTGGCGGAACGACGGTGTGGCCCCGCGCAGCGTCGACGGCCGCTACGGTCTCGGCAGCACCGAGTGGGAGGACGTCGACGCCGTCCTCCGCTGGGTCGCCGGCCGCGGTGCGACGAGCGTCGTGCTGATGGGGTGGTCGATGGGCGGAGCCGTCGTGTTGCAGACGCTCCTCCGCTCCCGCTTCGCACACCTCGTCGACGGCATCGTCCTCGAGTCGCCCGTCGTCGACTGGCACGCGGTCCTCAAGTCGCAGAGCCAGCTCCTCCGCCTGCCCCGGCCGGTCCGCAAGGTCGCCCAGCGGTTGCTCCGCACGCCGGTCCTGCACCGTGCGACCGGCCTGCACCACCCCGTCGACCTCCGCGAGCTCGACATGGTCGCCCGGGCCGACGAACTCACGGTGCCGATCCTGCTGCTGCACAGCGACGACGACGGGTTCGTCCCGTCCTCGGCGTCGCACCGGTTGGCCGCGGCCCGGCCGGACATCGTCCGGCTCGAGGTCCAGACGACCGCGCGGCACACGAAGCTCTGGAACTACGACGCCGACTGGTTCGACGCCCGCATCCTCGCGTGGCTCACCGAGGTGGTCCAGCGGGACGACGCGACCAGCGCGCGGTAG
- a CDS encoding SufE family protein, which translates to MTDALPRALAEIREDFLELSQQDRLQLLLEFSNELPALPARLQGHEDELERVEECQSPVFITVTVGEDGDAPGIVRMHATAPREAPTTRGFASILAQGLSGLTVEQVLAVPADYPLTLGLSEAVSPLRIRGMVGMLGRVQRQVRAAAS; encoded by the coding sequence ATGACCGACGCACTCCCCCGGGCACTCGCCGAGATCCGCGAGGACTTCCTCGAGCTGTCCCAGCAGGACCGCCTGCAGCTGCTCCTCGAGTTCTCGAACGAGCTCCCGGCGCTGCCCGCGCGGCTGCAGGGCCACGAGGACGAGCTCGAGCGCGTCGAGGAGTGCCAGTCCCCCGTCTTCATCACGGTGACGGTGGGCGAGGACGGCGACGCCCCCGGCATCGTCCGCATGCACGCCACCGCACCGCGTGAGGCGCCGACGACGCGCGGTTTCGCGTCGATCCTGGCGCAGGGTCTCTCCGGGCTCACGGTCGAGCAGGTGCTCGCCGTGCCGGCCGACTACCCGCTGACGCTCGGGCTGTCCGAGGCGGTCAGCCCACTGCGGATCCGCGGCATGGTGGGGATGCTCGGCCGGGTGCAGCGGCAGGTGCGGGCCGCGGCCTCGTAG
- a CDS encoding sulfurtransferase, with protein MTAPVDPSEKFAAYAHPERLVSTEWLQEQLDAGAGSPDLVVVESDEDVLLYETGHVPGSVKIDWHTDLNDPVQRDYIDGEAFAALVGGKGIGRDTTVVIHGDKNNWWAAYALWVFTLFGHEDVRLLDGGRAKWIAEDRALTTDRTDVTPVEYPVVERSDAPVRAFKEDVLAHLGKPLIDVRSAPEYSGERTTAPDYPEEGALRAGHVPTAVNIPWATAAAPDGTFKSREELDAIYREGAGIGDADEVIAYCRIGERSSHTWFVLQHLLGYENVRNYDGSWTEWGSAVRVPIALGAEPGTVPNR; from the coding sequence ATGACCGCACCGGTCGACCCGTCCGAGAAGTTCGCCGCCTACGCGCACCCCGAGCGCCTCGTCTCCACCGAGTGGCTGCAGGAACAGCTGGACGCGGGCGCCGGTTCCCCGGACCTCGTGGTGGTCGAGTCCGACGAGGACGTCCTCCTCTACGAGACCGGACACGTCCCCGGCTCGGTGAAGATCGACTGGCACACGGACCTCAACGACCCGGTGCAGCGCGACTACATCGACGGCGAGGCCTTCGCCGCACTGGTCGGCGGCAAGGGCATCGGCCGTGACACCACCGTCGTCATCCACGGCGACAAGAACAACTGGTGGGCCGCGTACGCCCTCTGGGTGTTCACGCTCTTCGGCCACGAGGACGTCCGCCTGCTCGACGGCGGCCGCGCGAAGTGGATCGCCGAGGACCGCGCGCTCACCACCGACCGCACCGACGTGACCCCCGTCGAGTACCCCGTCGTCGAGCGCAGCGACGCTCCGGTCCGCGCCTTCAAGGAGGACGTCCTCGCCCACCTCGGCAAGCCCCTCATCGACGTCCGCAGCGCACCGGAGTACTCCGGCGAGCGGACCACCGCGCCGGACTACCCGGAGGAGGGCGCCCTCCGAGCCGGCCACGTCCCGACCGCCGTGAACATCCCGTGGGCGACCGCCGCCGCACCCGACGGCACCTTCAAGTCCCGCGAGGAGCTCGACGCGATCTACCGCGAGGGCGCCGGCATCGGCGACGCGGACGAGGTCATCGCCTACTGCCGCATCGGCGAGCGGTCGAGCCACACCTGGTTCGTCCTGCAGCACCTGCTCGGCTACGAGAACGTCCGCAACTACGACGGTTCGTGGACGGAGTGGGGCAGCGCGGTCCGCGTCCCGATCGCGCTGGGAGCGGAGCCGGGTACAGTCCCGAACCGATGA
- the zapE gene encoding cell division protein ZapE: MSANTAPAHLVDRDPQVTPQQMAASLVPPPQFTDASFASYRPDADYPSQASVRDAVESFVAAQPEAPRRGLFGRRRREPEQAAKTGVYLDGGFGVGKTHLLAAAYHAADGRKTFGTFIEYTALVGALGFQGTVDLLRGTALVCIDEFELDDPGDTMVMTRLIKELSESGTRFAATSNTPPGALGEGRFAAQDFLREIQAMSDRFDTLRIDGLDYRRRAVDESARVVADVPGSLPDGEVTLDDFRAVVEHLGSVHPSRYVAIVEGLDAVGLTDVQPFTDQTDALRWVALVDRLYDAQVKIVASGTPLDQVYPETMLGGGYRKKYLRAASRVVALSRA; the protein is encoded by the coding sequence TTGTCCGCGAACACCGCGCCCGCACACCTCGTCGACCGTGACCCGCAGGTCACCCCGCAGCAGATGGCGGCGTCGCTGGTCCCGCCGCCCCAGTTCACGGACGCGTCGTTCGCCTCGTACCGGCCGGATGCCGACTACCCGTCCCAGGCCTCGGTGCGGGACGCCGTCGAGTCGTTCGTCGCCGCGCAGCCGGAGGCACCCCGTCGCGGACTGTTCGGTCGGCGTCGCCGCGAGCCCGAGCAGGCGGCGAAGACCGGCGTGTACCTCGACGGCGGGTTCGGCGTCGGCAAGACCCACCTGCTCGCCGCGGCGTACCACGCGGCCGACGGGCGCAAGACGTTCGGCACCTTCATCGAGTACACGGCGCTCGTCGGGGCCCTCGGGTTCCAGGGCACCGTCGACCTGCTCCGCGGCACCGCGCTCGTCTGCATCGACGAGTTCGAGCTCGACGACCCGGGCGACACGATGGTGATGACCCGGCTCATCAAGGAGCTCTCCGAGTCCGGCACCCGGTTCGCGGCGACGTCGAACACCCCGCCGGGTGCGCTCGGCGAGGGCCGGTTCGCCGCGCAGGACTTCCTCCGCGAGATCCAGGCGATGTCCGACCGCTTCGACACCCTCCGCATCGACGGTCTCGACTACCGCCGCCGCGCGGTCGACGAGTCCGCACGCGTCGTCGCCGACGTGCCGGGCTCGCTGCCGGACGGCGAGGTCACGCTCGACGACTTCCGCGCCGTCGTCGAGCACCTCGGTTCCGTGCACCCGTCGCGGTACGTCGCCATCGTCGAGGGGCTCGACGCCGTCGGGCTCACCGACGTGCAGCCCTTCACCGACCAGACCGACGCGCTCCGCTGGGTGGCGCTCGTCGACCGGCTCTACGACGCGCAGGTCAAGATCGTCGCGTCCGGCACCCCGCTCGACCAGGTGTACCCGGAGACGATGCTGGGCGGCGGGTACCGGAAGAAGTACCTCCGCGCCGCGAGCCGCGTGGTCGCGCTCAGCCGCGCCTGA
- a CDS encoding ammonium transporter produces MMLDQGQTGFLLIMAALVLFMTPGLAFFYGGLVKAKSVISMMMMSFGAIALVAVLWVLYGYAIAFANHGDGTAVSGAVGFFSIDWNQIGLGQAFEAARSSANDVAYPQMAFVGFQATFAIITVALISGAIADRAKFGAWMVFAGIWVTVVYFPVASWVFNLTSGWAATWGVIDFAGGTAVHINAGAAGLALAIVLGKRVGFAKGAHKPHNPPFVLLGAAILWFGWFGFNAGSEGAADGIASIAWVNTLAAPAAAILGWLLVEKLKDGKATSIGAASGAVTGLVAITPACAALTPGWGILLGFLAGIICCFAIDWKYRLGFDDSLDVVGVHLVGGIVGTLYLGFFANDTGLIYSGSFAQLGKQAAAAGAVGAYSFILAFLIGWIIEKTMGFRVKTEDEVAGIDTAVHGEEGYVLYEDRDETPVSVR; encoded by the coding sequence ATGATGCTTGATCAGGGCCAGACAGGCTTCCTGCTGATCATGGCGGCACTCGTGCTGTTCATGACGCCAGGCCTGGCGTTCTTCTACGGCGGTCTGGTGAAGGCCAAGTCCGTCATCAGCATGATGATGATGTCCTTCGGAGCGATCGCCCTGGTGGCGGTCCTCTGGGTGCTCTACGGCTACGCGATCGCGTTCGCCAACCACGGCGACGGCACGGCGGTCTCCGGTGCCGTCGGGTTCTTCAGCATCGACTGGAACCAGATCGGTCTCGGTCAGGCGTTCGAGGCGGCGCGCTCCAGCGCCAACGACGTCGCCTACCCGCAGATGGCGTTCGTCGGCTTCCAGGCCACCTTCGCGATCATCACGGTCGCGCTCATCTCCGGTGCCATCGCCGACCGCGCCAAGTTCGGCGCGTGGATGGTCTTCGCCGGCATCTGGGTCACGGTCGTCTACTTCCCGGTCGCCTCGTGGGTGTTCAACCTCACCTCCGGCTGGGCCGCGACGTGGGGCGTCATCGACTTCGCCGGTGGCACCGCGGTGCACATCAACGCCGGTGCCGCGGGTCTCGCCCTGGCGATCGTCCTCGGCAAGCGCGTCGGCTTCGCCAAGGGTGCGCACAAGCCGCACAACCCGCCCTTCGTCCTCCTCGGTGCGGCGATCCTCTGGTTCGGCTGGTTCGGCTTCAACGCCGGCTCCGAGGGTGCTGCTGACGGCATCGCCTCGATCGCCTGGGTGAACACGCTCGCCGCCCCGGCCGCCGCGATCCTCGGCTGGCTGCTCGTCGAGAAGCTCAAGGACGGCAAGGCCACCTCGATCGGTGCCGCTTCGGGTGCCGTCACCGGCCTCGTCGCGATCACCCCGGCGTGCGCCGCGCTCACCCCGGGCTGGGGCATCCTGCTCGGCTTCCTCGCGGGCATCATCTGCTGCTTCGCGATCGACTGGAAGTACCGCCTCGGCTTCGACGACTCGCTCGACGTCGTCGGCGTCCACCTGGTCGGCGGCATCGTCGGCACGCTGTACCTCGGCTTCTTCGCCAACGACACCGGCCTGATCTACTCCGGTTCGTTCGCCCAGCTCGGCAAGCAGGCCGCTGCTGCCGGTGCCGTCGGTGCCTACTCGTTCATCCTCGCCTTCCTCATCGGCTGGATCATCGAGAAGACCATGGGCTTCCGCGTCAAGACCGAGGACGAGGTCGCCGGGATCGACACCGCCGTCCACGGTGAAGAGGGCTACGTCCTCTACGAGGACCGCGACGAGACCCCGGTCTCCGTCCGCTAG